The following are encoded together in the candidate division KSB1 bacterium genome:
- a CDS encoding peptidylprolyl isomerase, with the protein MNAEQITVAEFAEEFLFRPKFRPDSKGAEAVREQYEKMMEERLLAQEAERRKLHRDERIALRLDWVRRQAMREQLYRKKVKEQVQVSEAELRQAFLRRHTTLQVRHIVAPSEEEAWRLRSRLEAGASFEEVAGQLPPLPGMVAQSGKPIACRWGELDPNFEAAAYEWKVGELSAPVKTGWGYHIIRVEDVSREGILTEEDFQAERRSIERIIRARKEDKIARDYAAGLLQGVQARVNGELFAYLVNTARAALRDSAGQLPGQLPVLQDEELGRMASALHERMDQVFVSMGERQWTLRHFLRLVQAMPLEQRPHMHRPNRFRQELQDLIRDEFLADQAAREGMAKEPQVKAEVERWRRILLAARMRSLLTDTVNLSDQELRLYYAQRQQRYRLSTPLEQLTPQALEVLREDAWRAKADSVVASFAAQLRLRARIRENPDAYQRAFAEVGGDHAAFIKVMPVKP; encoded by the coding sequence GTGAATGCAGAGCAGATTACCGTGGCCGAGTTCGCTGAAGAGTTCCTCTTCCGGCCGAAGTTTCGCCCCGACAGCAAGGGGGCTGAGGCCGTGCGGGAACAGTACGAGAAAATGATGGAGGAACGCCTGTTGGCCCAGGAGGCAGAGAGGCGCAAGTTGCACCGCGACGAGCGCATTGCTCTGCGCCTGGACTGGGTGCGGCGGCAGGCCATGAGGGAGCAGCTCTATCGCAAGAAGGTGAAAGAGCAGGTGCAGGTCAGTGAGGCCGAGCTGCGGCAGGCCTTTCTGCGGCGCCACACCACGCTGCAGGTTCGCCACATAGTGGCGCCCAGCGAAGAGGAAGCCTGGCGACTGCGCAGCCGCCTTGAAGCTGGCGCGTCATTCGAGGAGGTGGCCGGGCAACTGCCTCCGCTCCCTGGCATGGTTGCTCAATCAGGCAAGCCGATTGCTTGCCGCTGGGGAGAATTGGACCCGAACTTTGAGGCGGCTGCGTACGAGTGGAAGGTGGGGGAACTGTCGGCGCCGGTCAAGACCGGGTGGGGCTATCACATCATCCGCGTCGAGGATGTCAGCAGGGAGGGTATCCTCACCGAGGAAGACTTTCAGGCGGAAAGACGCAGCATAGAGCGGATCATCCGGGCCCGCAAGGAGGACAAAATAGCGCGCGACTACGCAGCTGGCCTTCTGCAGGGGGTGCAGGCGCGGGTCAACGGCGAGCTCTTCGCCTATTTGGTGAACACGGCACGCGCAGCGCTCAGAGACTCGGCCGGGCAATTGCCAGGACAGCTCCCGGTGCTCCAGGACGAAGAACTGGGCAGGATGGCCTCCGCCCTGCACGAGCGCATGGACCAGGTCTTTGTCTCCATGGGCGAGAGGCAGTGGACCTTGCGCCACTTCTTGCGCCTTGTGCAGGCCATGCCGTTGGAGCAGCGCCCGCACATGCATCGCCCCAACCGTTTCCGGCAAGAGCTCCAGGACTTGATTCGCGACGAGTTCCTGGCCGACCAGGCGGCGAGGGAGGGCATGGCAAAGGAGCCGCAGGTGAAGGCGGAGGTGGAGCGCTGGCGCCGCATATTGCTGGCGGCACGCATGCGCAGCCTGCTGACCGACACGGTGAACCTCAGCGACCAGGAACTGCGACTCTACTATGCGCAGCGGCAACAGCGCTACCGCCTATCTACGCCTCTTGAACAGCTTACCCCGCAAGCGCTGGAGGTGCTGCGTGAGGACGCCTGGCGTGCCAAGGCCGACAGCGTGGTTGCCTCCTTCGCTGCGCAACTCCGCCTGCGCGCGCGAATCCGGGAGAATCCGGACGCCTATCAACGCGCCTTCGCCGAGGTGGGGGGAGACCATGCGGCGTTCATCAAAGTGATGCCGGTGAAACCGTGA
- a CDS encoding PqiC family protein codes for MMRTAMVATVLLASTLGCGHVPQTHYYLFDYERASVPGQTLPVSIGIASVEVVPPYDQERLVFRRSRHEVEFYHYHRWVEHPAQLVRRCLLRDLAQSQRFREVVPFPGHRSVDYVLSVRIERLEEWDEGQSWFACLELQCELGKPKALELLHSWRISEREMTREHSPAGVVQALTRCLQRASQNILNELGEHVAAR; via the coding sequence ATGATGCGGACTGCAATGGTGGCCACTGTGCTCTTGGCCAGCACGTTGGGGTGCGGACACGTGCCGCAGACCCACTACTATCTTTTCGACTATGAGCGGGCCTCCGTGCCTGGGCAGACCTTGCCGGTGAGCATAGGGATAGCAAGCGTTGAGGTGGTACCGCCCTATGACCAGGAGCGGTTGGTCTTTCGCCGCTCGCGCCACGAGGTGGAGTTCTACCACTACCACCGTTGGGTGGAGCACCCGGCGCAGTTGGTGCGCAGGTGCCTGCTCCGCGACCTGGCGCAGTCGCAGCGGTTCCGGGAGGTGGTCCCCTTTCCGGGACACCGGTCGGTGGACTATGTTCTGAGCGTGCGCATCGAGCGGCTGGAGGAGTGGGACGAGGGCCAATCCTGGTTTGCCTGCCTGGAGTTGCAATGTGAGCTGGGCAAACCCAAGGCATTGGAGCTGCTCCACAGTTGGAGAATCAGCGAGCGGGAGATGACCCGTGAGCATTCTCCCGCCGGTGTGGTGCAAGCCCTCACCCGCTGTTTGCAACGCGCCTCGCAGAACATCCTCAATGAGCTTGGTGAGCACGTTGCAGCACGATGA
- a CDS encoding DUF5989 family protein codes for MGKYLRLIGELWRFLRIRKKWWLGPILVVLVLLSVLILLTEGSALAPFIYALF; via the coding sequence ATGGGAAAGTATCTGAGGCTCATCGGCGAGCTGTGGCGTTTCCTACGGATACGCAAGAAATGGTGGCTTGGGCCGATCTTGGTGGTCCTGGTGCTGCTCAGTGTTCTCATTCTGTTGACGGAAGGGTCAGCGTTGGCCCCTTTCATCTACGCTCTGTTCTAA
- a CDS encoding DUF3160 domain-containing protein codes for MLAVMAMLVPAAATDAQMLAGITAPVQTEFGIYRPYPVSVVPAIPPYTLAPELSNVCNFSRFAFSAEELALLRQNQFVVTPRRLTGGGTGYKEVYDLYNECREQGIPILVTTDAMLHTFHLCFDYILKTCEEQRFFGDLNELLAVLLAQATRDYQSATLALARQAAALNVNYLIVAKALLDTNFAKDDNVLPPEARLYDEELELIYHPPGCTQWPSPLFGPDYLEDYTQYKPRGHYTRSDSLKHYFRAMMWLGRMTFACAEADKTLGALLLTRCLRNLAVGSRQGQEVWEDIYLPTVFFVGKSDDINFYQYDSLAAAVYGSQYTALDVDALADSAGLGPFMRLAQKLPGSKIVSGDTIPKGFRLMGQRFIPDSWVMDQLVYNQLPDRIWPRGLDVMAVLGSQRAYDLLAHDRRTFTGYEKRLNELRAEFAAYPPATWAQNVYWNWLYCLLPLLFPKGQGFPAFMQALAWVDKELFAALASWAELRHDTILYAKQSGTETGVRPLNALEQGYVEPNPWLYARLAALASYLRAGLQARGLLFENFRPSLQSMEDLLLNLKGIAEKELRAESLTFDEYRLICNIGETIETIVTFSLWPGGGPGFGEEDEMPVIADVHTEHNTARFLEVGVGYPYAIYAICPVEGQLKIAKGVGFAYYEFISPERLTDEQWREMLKKGQQPPHPEWAASFVAEAGWPNSNPMAYYPHKSGMVALLVAVNPDSVAAGGAVQVSIQSNFGYPRLSGAEVTAETRDGIVLMSLRATAQGDAYVATIPTAGFPCGRIWVSVVATLPGGWEMPDTLGYRTSFVVRGAQGVEGERQGPTGFALLPGYPNPTAGVAALRYTIPAAQEVELVVFDLKGRMVRTLAVGPQTAGEHVAAWDARDVPAGVYLVRLRAGTQKAWQKLIVTR; via the coding sequence GTGCTGGCGGTGATGGCCATGCTGGTCCCTGCCGCTGCGACTGATGCCCAGATGCTCGCTGGGATCACCGCGCCAGTGCAGACAGAGTTCGGTATCTACCGGCCGTACCCGGTGTCGGTGGTGCCGGCCATCCCGCCGTACACGCTGGCACCTGAGTTGAGCAATGTCTGCAACTTCTCGCGTTTTGCCTTCTCCGCTGAGGAGCTCGCCTTGCTGCGGCAGAACCAGTTCGTGGTCACCCCTCGCCGCCTCACCGGCGGCGGGACAGGTTACAAGGAGGTCTATGACCTGTACAATGAGTGCCGCGAACAGGGGATTCCCATCCTGGTCACGACTGACGCCATGCTGCACACCTTCCATCTCTGCTTCGACTACATCCTGAAGACTTGCGAGGAGCAGCGCTTCTTTGGTGACCTGAACGAGCTCCTGGCTGTGCTTCTGGCCCAGGCAACACGCGACTACCAGAGCGCCACGCTCGCTCTTGCCCGGCAGGCTGCCGCGCTCAACGTCAACTACTTGATTGTGGCCAAGGCCTTGCTGGACACGAACTTTGCCAAGGACGACAACGTTCTCCCGCCCGAGGCGCGCCTCTACGATGAGGAACTGGAGCTCATCTACCACCCGCCTGGCTGCACCCAGTGGCCCTCGCCGCTGTTTGGCCCCGACTACCTGGAAGACTACACGCAATACAAGCCACGTGGCCACTACACCAGGAGCGATTCCCTCAAGCACTACTTCCGCGCCATGATGTGGCTGGGGCGAATGACGTTTGCTTGCGCAGAGGCGGACAAGACCCTCGGCGCGCTCCTGCTCACCCGCTGCCTCAGGAACTTGGCGGTCGGCTCCAGGCAGGGCCAGGAGGTGTGGGAGGACATCTATCTGCCCACGGTCTTTTTCGTGGGCAAGAGCGATGACATCAACTTCTACCAGTACGACTCTCTGGCAGCGGCCGTTTACGGGTCGCAGTACACAGCCTTGGACGTGGATGCGCTGGCCGACAGCGCGGGTCTCGGCCCCTTCATGCGGCTGGCGCAGAAGCTGCCAGGCTCGAAGATCGTCAGCGGCGATACCATTCCCAAGGGGTTCCGCTTGATGGGACAGCGCTTCATCCCTGACTCCTGGGTCATGGACCAGTTGGTCTACAACCAGTTACCCGACCGCATCTGGCCCCGGGGATTGGACGTCATGGCGGTGCTTGGCTCGCAGCGCGCCTACGACCTGTTGGCGCATGATCGACGAACATTCACCGGCTATGAAAAGCGCTTGAACGAACTGCGCGCCGAGTTTGCTGCCTATCCACCTGCTACCTGGGCGCAGAACGTCTACTGGAACTGGCTCTACTGCCTGCTGCCGCTGCTCTTCCCCAAGGGTCAGGGCTTTCCCGCGTTCATGCAAGCCCTTGCCTGGGTGGATAAGGAGCTGTTTGCCGCGCTGGCCTCCTGGGCCGAGCTCCGCCATGATACCATTCTCTATGCCAAGCAGAGTGGCACCGAGACTGGGGTGCGCCCACTAAACGCGCTGGAGCAAGGCTACGTGGAGCCGAATCCCTGGCTGTACGCCCGCCTGGCGGCCTTGGCCAGCTACCTGAGGGCCGGGCTCCAGGCACGCGGGCTCCTGTTTGAGAACTTCCGGCCGTCCCTGCAGAGCATGGAGGACCTACTCCTGAACTTGAAGGGGATCGCGGAGAAGGAACTCCGCGCCGAATCCCTGACCTTCGACGAGTACCGGCTCATCTGCAACATCGGCGAAACCATCGAGACCATCGTCACATTCTCCCTATGGCCCGGAGGAGGCCCTGGTTTCGGAGAGGAGGACGAAATGCCCGTCATCGCCGATGTGCACACCGAGCACAACACCGCTCGGTTCCTCGAGGTGGGCGTCGGCTATCCGTACGCCATCTACGCCATCTGCCCGGTGGAGGGCCAGCTAAAGATCGCCAAGGGCGTGGGATTTGCCTACTACGAGTTTATCTCTCCCGAACGGTTGACCGACGAACAGTGGCGGGAGATGTTGAAGAAGGGCCAGCAGCCGCCCCATCCGGAGTGGGCGGCCTCATTTGTAGCTGAGGCCGGCTGGCCAAACAGCAACCCCATGGCCTACTACCCGCACAAGTCGGGCATGGTGGCCCTGCTGGTGGCGGTCAACCCGGACAGTGTGGCAGCCGGAGGCGCGGTGCAGGTGAGCATCCAGAGCAACTTTGGCTACCCACGGCTGAGCGGGGCCGAGGTGACGGCTGAGACCCGGGACGGCATCGTGCTGATGTCCTTGCGCGCCACGGCACAGGGCGATGCCTATGTGGCTACCATCCCCACCGCTGGCTTTCCGTGCGGGCGAATCTGGGTGAGCGTGGTAGCTACCCTGCCCGGTGGCTGGGAAATGCCCGACACACTCGGCTACCGCACCAGCTTTGTGGTACGCGGGGCGCAAGGAGTCGAAGGGGAGAGGCAGGGGCCTACAGGTTTCGCTCTGCTCCCCGGCTATCCGAATCCCACGGCTGGCGTGGCTGCCCTGCGCTACACGATCCCTGCTGCGCAAGAAGTGGAGCTGGTGGTGTTTGACCTCAAAGGTAGGATGGTGCGCACGCTGGCAGTTGGCCCGCAGACTGCAGGCGAACATGTGGCGGCTTGGGATGCGCGGGACGTCCCGGCAGGGGTCTACCTGGTCCGTCTCCGCGCAGGTACGCAGAAGGCATGGCAGAAGCTAATTGTCACCCGCTGA
- a CDS encoding T9SS type A sorting domain-containing protein, with amino-acid sequence MARTCNLEFDFVYLARLTKAGLKPLSRWEKPLAPQGHRLLRRLGLRTATAERLLQNGGRTTELIFARVELPIRLYLHRFAGRPITKSAEEQRVEGFLFGYPPCCVESFIRNGYQPNGLAAEEQRLFFHWACAGCPVTPLLVPHYRAVFEECQQEFRSQAETGRSWPRLPRLAAAAAMVAALSAGALDRLFAQDAHWLPLASGLDRNGNYLLDRVEEGLLGLAPDTTASSLARMVMQKIAALPQGQTPGGIYIEHFPQYGLEKCSICGADVNMGFVLISNDNLKEAITLPYMALHYLEHGSFSFSGELHQGRVHLLRLLRVLGLSDRVHVLQVEPSADGDDDGLVDAAEARLSFSPQVADTDSNGVVDGLEVSLDWAAEINALPSACGCAPPGDRVYRIEHQAKGLETCAICGELVNMGYVEIVNPMERFVVEMPYIALHYLEHGSFAYEGDVHGRGLEEPRTLDCVLHSPGGYHQQPVAGDADGDGLQDDEEAGLGTNPTARDTDGDGIPDGAALAWELHQAFQGLPTEPRPDGPYLRHYLQRGVEQCAVCGQWVNMGFARLVNPTRSDSLDVPYIAVHALEHGAFTYDGSLHGAGRLDPVRLAWLLGVQTAVAENQSPLPRRSRLVAVHPNPFNSVTVLSYELSEPGVAELAIYNLLGQKVRTLASGWTQAGSYRVLWNGLDEGGETLPSGLYLCCLRVGGRSQVSRVVFVR; translated from the coding sequence ATGGCGAGAACCTGCAATCTCGAATTCGACTTTGTCTATCTGGCGCGTCTCACCAAGGCCGGGTTGAAGCCGCTCAGCAGGTGGGAGAAGCCGCTTGCGCCGCAGGGGCACCGCCTTCTTCGCCGCCTGGGCCTGCGCACGGCCACTGCCGAACGGCTCCTGCAGAACGGGGGCCGCACTACCGAACTGATCTTCGCGCGCGTCGAGCTCCCCATCCGTCTCTACCTGCACCGCTTTGCAGGCCGCCCCATCACCAAGTCGGCTGAGGAGCAGCGCGTGGAAGGGTTCCTGTTCGGCTATCCGCCTTGCTGCGTGGAATCCTTCATCCGCAATGGCTACCAGCCGAACGGCCTGGCGGCAGAGGAGCAGCGGCTCTTCTTCCACTGGGCCTGTGCCGGTTGCCCGGTGACCCCGTTGCTGGTGCCGCACTACCGGGCGGTGTTCGAGGAGTGCCAGCAGGAGTTCCGTTCTCAAGCCGAGACCGGCCGCAGTTGGCCAAGGCTGCCCCGCTTAGCTGCGGCTGCGGCGATGGTGGCTGCCCTGTCCGCCGGTGCCCTGGACCGCCTGTTCGCCCAGGATGCCCACTGGCTCCCCCTTGCCTCAGGCCTAGACCGCAACGGCAACTACCTGCTTGACCGCGTGGAGGAAGGCCTCCTCGGTCTGGCCCCCGACACCACCGCCAGCAGCCTCGCACGCATGGTGATGCAGAAAATCGCGGCTCTGCCCCAGGGCCAGACGCCTGGAGGGATCTACATCGAGCACTTCCCGCAGTATGGACTGGAAAAGTGCAGCATCTGCGGTGCTGACGTCAACATGGGGTTTGTGCTGATCAGCAATGACAACTTGAAGGAGGCGATTACCCTTCCTTACATGGCCCTGCACTATCTCGAGCACGGGAGTTTTTCCTTTTCCGGAGAGCTGCATCAGGGACGCGTGCACCTGCTGCGCCTCCTCCGGGTTCTGGGCCTGTCGGATCGAGTCCACGTGCTGCAAGTTGAGCCTTCCGCAGACGGGGACGACGACGGGCTCGTGGACGCCGCCGAGGCCCGCCTCAGCTTTTCGCCGCAGGTGGCCGACACCGATAGCAATGGCGTGGTCGACGGCTTGGAAGTGAGCTTGGATTGGGCGGCGGAGATCAATGCGCTGCCCAGCGCGTGCGGCTGCGCGCCTCCTGGGGATCGCGTCTACCGCATCGAGCATCAAGCCAAAGGTCTGGAGACTTGCGCCATCTGCGGGGAACTGGTCAACATGGGCTACGTGGAAATCGTCAACCCGATGGAGCGATTCGTAGTGGAGATGCCCTACATCGCCCTGCACTACTTGGAACATGGCAGTTTTGCCTACGAGGGCGACGTGCATGGCCGTGGCCTGGAGGAGCCGCGTACCCTCGACTGCGTGCTCCATTCGCCCGGCGGCTACCACCAGCAGCCCGTTGCCGGCGATGCCGATGGCGATGGCCTGCAGGATGACGAAGAGGCCGGACTTGGCACGAACCCCACTGCACGCGACACCGACGGCGATGGGATCCCAGACGGCGCGGCCCTTGCCTGGGAACTGCACCAGGCGTTCCAGGGTCTGCCCACCGAGCCGCGGCCTGATGGCCCCTACCTGCGCCATTACCTGCAGCGCGGGGTGGAGCAGTGCGCCGTGTGCGGCCAGTGGGTGAACATGGGCTTTGCCAGATTGGTGAACCCCACCCGAAGCGACTCACTGGACGTGCCGTACATCGCCGTCCACGCACTGGAGCACGGTGCCTTCACCTATGACGGCAGCCTTCATGGTGCGGGACGCCTGGACCCGGTGCGGCTGGCCTGGCTACTTGGCGTGCAAACCGCGGTCGCAGAAAACCAGTCACCTCTGCCGCGTCGTTCTCGGCTCGTCGCTGTTCACCCCAACCCCTTCAATTCGGTGACGGTGCTGTCCTACGAATTGTCAGAGCCTGGGGTGGCTGAGCTGGCGATCTACAACCTGCTCGGCCAGAAGGTGCGCACACTTGCATCGGGGTGGACGCAGGCCGGGAGCTACCGCGTGCTTTGGAACGGCCTGGACGAAGGAGGTGAGACCTTGCCCAGCGGCCTTTACCTCTGCTGCCTAAGAGTCGGTGGGCGGAGCCAGGTGTCCAGAGTGGTGTTCGTCAGGTAG
- a CDS encoding serpin family protein, protein MLTHRAMTMLWAAALLVLHCTRDFSVEPVQSQARELTPLEKHLTEADNRFGLKLFAELAKEDLGKNVFISPLSVALALGMAYNGAAGTTEGALRHTLEFGELSAAEINSSFQSLLSLLSQLDPSVTMEIANSVWYRLGFAVEQEFVRLNQTYLNAEVRSLDFASPAALGIINAWVRDKTRGQISSIVDRINPGAMLYLINAIYFKGTWTREFDPDLTRDDQFTAADGSMAPCRMMAQEGEFSYFEDEEVQAVDLPYGNRMFSMVVVLPKSGVSLQALSGALDAERWNQWMGRFATRKGSVQMPKFRLEYEASLNRALAALGMAEAFTVRANFTCINPQGGLYISEVKHKSFVEVDEKGTEAAAVTAVVIIRVTSVDPSFFVMRVDRPFLFAIRERHSGTILFVGRILSLA, encoded by the coding sequence ATGCTGACGCATCGAGCCATGACCATGCTGTGGGCAGCGGCGCTCCTTGTGCTTCACTGCACGCGGGACTTTTCGGTGGAGCCGGTGCAATCGCAGGCACGGGAGCTCACGCCGCTGGAAAAGCACCTCACCGAGGCCGATAACCGCTTCGGCCTCAAGCTCTTTGCCGAGCTGGCAAAGGAGGATCTGGGCAAGAACGTGTTCATCTCACCGCTGAGTGTGGCTCTGGCGCTCGGCATGGCCTACAACGGCGCCGCGGGTACCACCGAGGGGGCGCTCCGCCATACCCTCGAGTTTGGGGAGCTGTCCGCTGCGGAAATAAACTCCTCATTTCAAAGCCTACTCAGCCTGCTGAGCCAGCTCGATCCCTCGGTGACGATGGAGATCGCCAATTCGGTCTGGTACCGCCTGGGATTCGCCGTGGAGCAGGAGTTCGTGCGCCTCAACCAGACCTACCTCAACGCCGAAGTGCGGAGCCTGGACTTTGCCTCCCCCGCTGCGCTGGGAATTATCAACGCCTGGGTCCGTGACAAGACGCGCGGCCAGATCTCCTCTATTGTGGACCGCATCAATCCGGGGGCCATGCTCTACCTCATCAATGCCATTTACTTCAAAGGGACGTGGACGCGGGAGTTCGACCCCGACCTCACCCGCGATGACCAGTTCACTGCCGCCGATGGCTCCATGGCACCATGTCGCATGATGGCCCAGGAGGGCGAGTTCTCCTACTTTGAGGATGAGGAAGTGCAGGCCGTAGATCTTCCCTATGGCAACCGCATGTTCAGCATGGTCGTGGTGTTGCCCAAGAGCGGTGTTTCGCTGCAGGCGCTGAGCGGCGCCCTCGATGCCGAGCGCTGGAACCAATGGATGGGGCGTTTTGCCACGCGTAAGGGGAGCGTGCAGATGCCCAAGTTCAGGCTTGAGTATGAGGCAAGCCTGAACCGAGCACTGGCGGCATTGGGCATGGCGGAGGCCTTTACCGTCAGGGCCAATTTCACGTGCATCAACCCGCAGGGAGGGCTGTACATCAGCGAGGTGAAGCACAAGAGCTTTGTGGAGGTGGACGAGAAAGGGACCGAGGCGGCGGCGGTGACCGCCGTGGTGATTATTAGGGTAACCAGCGTTGACCCCAGCTTCTTTGTCATGCGCGTGGACCGGCCGTTCCTTTTTGCCATCCGCGAGCGCCACTCGGGCACAATTCTCTTCGTCGGCAGGATTCTGAGCCTGGCCTGA